The following DNA comes from Triplophysa dalaica isolate WHDGS20190420 chromosome 5, ASM1584641v1, whole genome shotgun sequence.
TACCAAAGAAGTATCTATTGTCCTGAAAGTATTTGTTGCCATATTTGTCAATCCCCACCAAAGCTCCTGTCTTGATGTCATTCGCCCtaagaaacaaacatttatttttgattaaaatattgtaaacataaattactttaaaaagacAAGCATACAAAAATCTGAGAATTGTAATTCAACTTTCTATCATATatgaaacaaatacattcttGAAGGATCAAATGAAAATCGaaaatacttaaatgaaacaacaatatttttattttaagaacttTGGTTTATGCAGGAGGATTTTGGCAATATTAGCATAAAAATGTTTGGGCAGTTTGCTTCCGTGCAACTAACGTTACTTTGCATTTTATATAATCAACTATATTGTCGTATTTGTTTAAACTCGAACGTAACTTTCTTACAATCTTATTTGCAATGGTGTTCAATAAATTCAGCgtttaaacaaatgaatgatgTAGCTAATTAAAAAACACCGTTCCTCGGTGTTTCACATTCAGCTGTTCAGAGAGGTCATACCTGTGAATTCAGCTGTCACCCGCTCTTAActctatctttaaaaaaataaatggtctCTTTTAAGTACTCTAAGACATCTGTTCTCTTAAATCACCTGAAAAGCTGCACGAAAAAACCTTTGATTCCGCCGTGACCGGTGAGCTGACCCACGGCCCTCCGCACTATATTGATGTACGCCGCCATCACATCACTGACGGAATCTAAACACTGACGTACTGTCCCACACCGTCAGTGTTCCGACTAAATTCCATCACCTCCATATGGTTCCGCTCCCACTTGTACAATCACAAAACACTCACAGAACCTTGTTGAGGATATTTTCTTTCGGATTATGATTCTtataaatgtgtgatttttttatgtaaaatttgAATTGTATTGACATCACGGTTAAccattaatacaataaaacaaataaagaactCCAAGAGGCGGTTTCCTGGActtggtttaaagggatacttcgtccaaaaatttaaattctgacatcattaactcaccttcgGGTTGTTCcgaatatgtatacattttgttctgatgaacacagagaaagatatctggaataatgcttataaccaaacagatctcaacacccattgactaccatggtataaaaaaacaatggtagtcaaaagtgccccagaacggtttgctgccctacattcttcataatgtcTTAATTTTGTtcaacaataaatatatatattttttccaactatgggagtcaatggagggcaagatctgtttggttctAAGCATTCTTCAAACATCTTCCTCtgtgatcatcagaacaaataaataaatacacatttggaacaactcgaaggtgagtaaatgatgaccgaatttcaatttttgtcgaagtatcactttaaaccTGGTTCCCGACCAACTTAAATGTTAGAGATGTCTCAAAAGAAAACAACGTACAcggacatatcttaaaatatgtcagtttgattgttttgtctcaagatcgACCACAAGTAATGCTTTTttatgtaaagtatgtttttaaacacgatttaaatatcctaatttgactaaggcctagtcctggctaAAACTTATCCCTGTCGGGGAAACCGCCCCCATAAGTCAAGTTCAATAGCAACAGCTAAAATGGTGCATGATGTACACTACAGTCCATTTGACtgaaaaaatatactgtataaatacttATAAACAACGAGTAAGTGACCCTTAGGGGATTTCTGAGTGGTAGTGTATCCATATGGAACACATAAATACACTTTCACGCAGGGAACAAGACAAATACACTCTTAAGTgcaaaatgagttttttttccATCTGGATGATCACAAAATGCTGTTAACAaacttaattcattaaataattaacagagattatttatcttttattaattCTTAAATACTCTATTTTGAATTAATCAGAATTTGAATGAATTCCAATAATTCGACACATCTAGAAATCTTCTGAATATTTCATGCTTTCCTAAACAGCGGAAACCCTGTTTGTCACAAAttaactgtttaaaaaacatcagTCTTTATGCAAACAAACACCGAAATACAGACCAAATACAGACAATAGTTCCcttaatttgacatttattattCCTATATACACAATTCATATACTTACAGAGAAAGTCAGTGCTTGCGGGGGTGTGGGGGATGGGATGGCAAGTGCCTTGCACTTCTTGCGTCTTACAGACACTTTTCTAAACATAGGTAGcctacataataaaataaaagccaaaACATCCAACGGCAAAAGTAGCTGTTACCCACATAATCAGTAATACACAAACCCATAAGACACATTCCATAcactgacaaaataaaaaagcaatgtcATAAAATGATGCCCGCATTCGTTCTTATGATTATATCATACAGACTGCTGTTTTGGCTCTGAGGGTCTGAGTGAGTAAACGGACAGGGTTCTGTTTCTCAGTCAATGACATCTTGACATCAAGAGATGTGTGGCTGTGGGCAGGGCTTCATTCACTCGATGGTGCTAAGTGATTGGCTATTGTAATCTGTGGACTCCATTTTGAGTATGTAGGGAATGATGCTGTCGATCTGAACATTCCCGATGAGGCCGGTGAAAAAGAGCTCTTCGGTCACAGCTGCGCTCATCAACCGCAGGGCAGGAAGACGCACTAACAGCTTCGATAGactataacaaaatatttacaaattaattctaacttaatatttatatgcataTGCATATGCTGTGCTATATTGTACATATAAAGTTGTGGCTAAATAACATTGTTAGGGATGTATATTCATATTACGACAAAGTCTTGAGTGGATAACTGGTTAATGGTTAATAACATGAATGATATGCAAATAAGAGTAATTGAAACAATCAGTTAGCATCCTTCGGATAGAATTATCTTCCCAATATCACTAAATTCTTTCTCTTTGAGCTGGAAAAGTGCAGTCAGAGCTCACCGATATGTGTCCTCTGGGTACACTTTGCTCACGTAGTCTTGCAGTTCCATGTAAGCTTTCTCGTGAAAGCGTTCAATTTGAATAGTGCCATCCACTCCAGAGTGATCTGCAAGtgaacacacataaacatcatAGTTTACTTGAATATGTTTTCAATATAATTTCACACTAATGTGTCTTACCTGGGCTGAAAAGCACCACGGCTTTGAGGTAAGCATACTCATAGGCGTCAGGGCTCATGCGGTTCATACTGTTACAAAACTCCTGCATGCGCCAGATGTGCTCCATGACTTGCTTAGCCCTCTCTTGAGAAAGTTTTTCTGTTAAATGCAAGCAGGTTCATTAAGTAACCACATTTCAATAAAGTGATTTAATTTACCACAAATTCATACCCTATCATACAGAGTGAGCATACCTTCGTCCAGACTGGTCTGCAAGTGGTTGATTATGGCCGTAAGGATGGTCTCTACATTCATTATGTGTGAACACTGAGCCAGACTTAAGGCAAACAATTCATTCCAGCAGGCCTTCATCAGGGTAATGCTGTTCTCCGAGCTGAACAATAAAAGGCAAAAACTGACATGAGAATATGAATCATTCGTTGTTGGACCGAGtgtttgttggatcagtgtgaattatCCTTAACTATAACAGTGAACGATTTTTTACATACGCTAGGTGTAGGAAGCATCACTTACCCAAGGGCCTGGAAAGCAGGAATGGAGCGTGCCCAATGCATTGAGAGGAAAAGCAGTCGAGATGCTGATTCACAGATGTAGTTCAGATTTAAGAAGTCTGGCATGGGGGTTGGCATCATTAGCTAGACACAATGATACAAACACACTGTTACCAGCACACTGGTAGTCAACGGTGCCCCAGATCTGTTCGGTTACaacatttgtgttcagcagaatttatcatttaatttaaattctatagatttggaacatctcgagggtgagtaaatgatgacagaattttcgtttttgcgtgaactatcacttaaatcTCCAGTCATTTCTAACCTTAAAGGGCACGTGAATATCTGAAAGCAGTGGTCCTTCGAGTTCCAGCAAGGCGGTTGTTTGGTCATCAACTTTAACAGCAACAATCCCGTCGAGAGGATCTTGCCCACAGCCGTCCTCCGGCTGAAGCACTTTTGTTAGCGTGTCTAATGCCCTAGAcgcaaacatacaaatatgtaaacatacacatacttctCGGTCTTGGTCTCAGATTTAGtatcagtgtttttctgtacCGTGTGACGTCATTGTGCTCGTCTCGCTGAATGTCGGTCATGACGCTGTCATCGTTGCTCATGGTCTCCATCCCTGATAGGTCTGTACTGATGTCCATCGCCTCACGACATTTGCTGAGGTGACCGAGAGATGTGACCACGTTGGCCAGGGTTCCCAGATCACCCTGACTGCAATCATTCTTAAACATCcgaaaaattgaaaattctttcacattgctgaggtttgattttgttcatattcaacagacactggactggaagtCCCACAATACATGAAGAAATACTGATAAACGCTTAATCTCTatattttttctgcagctgtgtGAGTTTCTTACCTGATCGGGTGAAGACGGGATTAAAACAGTATTGTCAAGTTTAGATAGAGACTGCTGGATGTTCAAGAGCATGTTGGAGTCCAGTAAACTGGTGGGTCTGGGAATTAACAAAGCAAGAgaatttgaaatgcaaaaacGACGGAAATCGTTTATTTCGCATCAGTATTTGCAAACACCCACATACACACCCTACCTGGGGGTCTCTTTGTCGCTAACAAACGTTGGCATGGCGGCGAGAGGGCTGCAGAGGTTTTTGCGGATGTAGATCTTTTCGATGGAGGGCGCGCAGTTGGCTGGCTTCTCTCTTGACACTTCCACTGGCTTTCTCTCACACTGAACAGCTGTTGGGGCATTTCAGCAACGTTTGTTTACATGTGTGCAAAACAAACCACCCCCCAGTAGATAACAGACACTAAGATTTTTGTATACAATTTTGAGTATGTTATGTGATTTTCATGTGCATGTGATTTGTGCAATTGTATTCCTAAAGGACTCACAGTCTTGTTTCATGCCGAGAGCCATGCAACGCTGCAGTCTGCAGTACTGGCATCGGTTCCGATGATGTTTGTTAATGACACACTCTCCGGACCCCCGACACGTGTACACCAGATTCTTCCTGATGCTGCGCTTGAAGAAACCCTTACAGCCCTCACAACTCACTGCGCCATAGTGTCGacctgacacacaaacatgcatctATTACATAAATTGCTTTGATTTTGAATGAATCTTAATCACCTTTTCTAAAATTCTTTTGGTTGACATGGAGAGGAATTTCCAAAACTGTACCCATCAACTTGAATTCACCTTCaactttaatttttattttgcaattataATAGATATTGTAGTAAATCAATATAATATGGTCAAACCAAAAAATATACAGACACCGGACATCTTTTACCTTTCTATCAAAATTATCTGACATTACCGAGATGAATTTGTTCTGACAGTGACAAAGTTTAATTATGAGTTCTTGTCATATTGTATTACTATTTTCTAAACCATAGTGAATAAAGTCTCTGAATACATTTTGGTTTGACTGTGTTATAAAGGTAATGgtataaattacaaaatgtatagatagtattgtatattaaacagaagctgctgattggtcaatactGCATTTTAGATgtataaaatgcacaaaataggCCCTAACTGTTTACTCCATGTTTGTTACTgcataaaacacataaatatgtcAAAAAATAAGTCCTTGATAAAAGttttatcacaaaaacagccttgaGTACCACGGAAATATTTGTGGCgaaagccaacaaaacattgcatTGGTAGATTTTTCGTTTTATGCCAAAAATGATTAGGATATTAACTTAAGATTAcgttccataaagatattttgtaaatttcctaacgtaaatatatcaaaactttatttttgtgatggAGCAAATTGAAAACAAAGATGCCCAGAAACAGGCCTACAAACATCCCTTCTGCTGCCCGCTCTCTGGGAATTTCCCAATCATGTTTGtcatctatgtaaagcttagacaTTCCGATTTgagttcatctactctccacaacaccattacagtgtttttcccagagacatttaaaacaaacctgtttcttagCAGCGGCCTGCAACAGCGCCTCtgttggacaactttaaaggcgatttggTAAATGTTATGATTTTTCGCACCCTCAGATCCCAGAGATTTAAATAGTTGGATTTCCTGCATATAtggtcctatcctaacaaaccatacatcaattgGAAGCTTATTTATGCAGCTTTCACATGATGcataaatcttaatttaaaaaaatgtacccatacgactggttttatacaaatattttagaatCGCGCTAGTATTGGACTCCTATAGGTATTTATCGGATGATTTTGGATCAATTTAAAACCATCACAAATCAACTACAGCCAGAAAAAAGGCAACATAACAAAccaatatttattattagtctGTTGCACAATCCAACATGTTTCTaaggataaaataaataaatagctgTCAATGCAGAAATGCAGAAACTGTACATAATAtccatttaataaattaaaatgaaagaaattacgCATTAAGGTCATACCTTAATGCGTAATTATTTGAAGTCACTGGTAAGATAGTAAATATGCTTTTTTTGGTTAAATAGCGAATATGGGAATAAGTCTTTGTGTGTTGTCTTACCTGAGGCTTTGTCTCCACAAACTACACAATACTCCACTGGAGCCTTTACGGTGCCCTGCTCTGAACCGTCTGtcacaaactgaaaaaaaaagatttttaaaagatCCGATAAATCTACATTATTGGGGTATCTACCAGATGTCTGTATGCCTGCTTACCTGTATCTGCTGTCCGGTCAGCTCAGGTGATGTGAAAAGCAGTTGATTGACACCTGAACCGTCTGCAGAGGTTAAGAAGACTTTGGCAGGTGAGTTCTCCTGTTTTATGAACAGCTTGTCCTGGTTAGGGTAGTCCAGGTTGGCTAATATGAACTGCTGTTTGCCAGCTCCAGCCTGATCAATGGCTGTGAGTATCTGCACTTTTGGAGCCAGCGGCTGGTCTGACACAATCTAAAACACATATTAAAACAGTGACTTTGAAACAAACTTCCATAACATTTACAGCTTCTAACGTGTCTTCAGTGCAAGTTACCTGTAGGCCTCCATCTGCAGACACCAGCTGAATTCTGGGACTTTCTCCCTCCATGATGCCAAAATCTCAAAGGTGTGTCTCAGACCCTGTGCCCCATCGGCCACACATTCACCTGAGAAAGTAAACAATCAAATTACAAAACCTGcaagttcttttaaaaaagcttcactaaaattaaatgtttcatttgggTGAAACTTTAAGGGATACAAATTATATCATTGTTTATTCCCCCACTTGGGGTGCACAACgtgcatatgttttttttttctgtggaatacacaagaagatattttgagaaatgtctcaatggttatGTGTCCGACTGCtaattcaatggaagtcaatggggcccaatgcagtttgattaccaacaatcttaaaaaacatCTTCTATCATGTAAATACTAGTAATATTCAAGCAGAAATGATTGACTATTTCCTAAGTGCtttgaaattacattatttttgtattattgcaaCTGTAAATACTAGTGAAGTCAAGCCGAAATGATTTACTATTTACATGTGCTTTCAAATGAAACTATTGATGTACTGAGCCTACTGTAAAGTGGATCTTATTGATCTATAGAGTATAAAGTGTTACACTAATAATAGTTGACTAATATAAAGCCAATGCGTTGGCCAGTGAATTAAATAAGGACTTCTAATATGAAATCAGCACTATAGTAGTAATAAGCTAATGTTACACCTAACCACATATTTCTTCGTGAAGTCAGCTGTACATATCGTATAAACTAAGAAAAATACTGAAATCTTATAGCCGTAGCCACATTAGCATCCTAGTCGGTgtggtgttttttgtgtttttctaataATCGGTCATCCAAATGGTGGTAAACAAGTGTGATCCActatgattgacagctgtagGGTCAGTAACCCATCAGGGGTGAGTGTGTGATCCGGGAAGATAAAGTTAGATCTGTTCCTGTAGGTTAAAGGTCATGATTGAAGGGTTAAAGATCCAAACGCAACCAATACACAGACGAGTCTTGCAATGCAATAGCTCTATACACGTGGAGTAGGACACCGTTTATCTTCACACACCTACTTCATCGGAGGATCCAATAATCGGTCCGATTAATCTTTATTTGTTATGAGATGAGTGGGTTTTTAAGGCTCGTAGCAGCGCTGATATCATAGATGTAGAGTTAGCTTGCTAAATCGCAGCGTATCATACTCAAACACAATCATGACGAGTGTTAGACATAATATTTAGATAATAGCATTTTTCATAACCATAAAACAACCATCCGGTCAGTTTATTGTCAAAAAAATATGTGGCATAATCTATTTAATCGCAGTTGTTCTCTGTGACGCTAACTGATAGCATGCTAACTCGTGTTAGCAGGCCGGCTAACAACACCGCATGTATTCTACAGAATCATTTGTCCTAAACAGTAATCACACATGCAGTGGTGGTTGACAACGGTTAACGCAGTAGTCCTTACCCTAACAGCGTGTAATATTATCCAAATACTGTGTTGTTTTGATAAATAATCACAATCCGACGGCTCGGTGCTGCTACAGGAGGTCAGAGTTCGCGACCTGCTCAGAGTAGACAGACacgtctgcgcatgcgcacACGAACTGCAGTCAGCATTGCTAAGTATAGGGAAGACTTGCGTTTGGTTTACCTTCAAGTAACTGGTATTATGATTACCTTTAATGgctattacatttgtttttcggTTTGCAGCAATAAAAGGAAGCGTAAAACAGTATGTATGAGTAATTTAATGCAATACGGTTCATTGGCTCATCACTCCTTTACATGTAAAAATAGACATCAGACTTTTAAAGCGATAGATTTTATCGTAATTTTTCTGAACATAAAAACCTTCAATTATGATTATTTTGAGACATAGATGTTCTATCCAACACCGCTACAGTAGGTTTCAGTTGatgtaatgtattataaaaaagcCTGGAAGTCTGCCCAGGCTTTGCACTGTTGgaagttttaattttttaactaAATGACTATCCAATGAATTAAAACGTTATTAGCGTCGTTGGCAGAACCCCTTATTTTCGattctttcttgtttttgtaatgtttgtaaatgGGGAAATCTTAAAACTTCTATTAGAATGACATTGTGTAGTAAACAATAACTGGAAAGTAAATATTTGCACGTTGACCTTATCGAATAAAACTGAAGCATATTTatcaacatttctttgtttgtctttgtcttCATAGGGCACTGTATCCATCACAAATACACCTTCCATtcctttacattatttattaaaaacgaTTTGAACGTTACACTTACGTTGGGGCATAACCTACTCCCTTGAAATCCtcagatataaaaaaa
Coding sequences within:
- the nr2c1 gene encoding nuclear receptor subfamily 2 group C member 1; this encodes MEGESPRIQLVSADGGLQIVSDQPLAPKVQILTAIDQAGAGKQQFILANLDYPNQDKLFIKQENSPAKVFLTSADGSGVNQLLFTSPELTGQQIQFVTDGSEQGTVKAPVEYCVVCGDKASGRHYGAVSCEGCKGFFKRSIRKNLVYTCRGSGECVINKHHRNRCQYCRLQRCMALGMKQDSVQCERKPVEVSREKPANCAPSIEKIYIRKNLCSPLAAMPTFVSDKETPRPTSLLDSNMLLNIQQSLSKLDNTVLIPSSPDQNDCSQGDLGTLANVVTSLGHLSKCREAMDISTDLSGMETMSNDDSVMTDIQRDEHNDVTRALDTLTKVLQPEDGCGQDPLDGIVAVKVDDQTTALLELEGPLLSDIHVPFKLMMPTPMPDFLNLNYICESASRLLFLSMHWARSIPAFQALGSENSITLMKACWNELFALSLAQCSHIMNVETILTAIINHLQTSLDEEKLSQERAKQVMEHIWRMQEFCNSMNRMSPDAYEYAYLKAVVLFSPDHSGVDGTIQIERFHEKAYMELQDYVSKVYPEDTYRLSKLLVRLPALRLMSAAVTEELFFTGLIGNVQIDSIIPYILKMESTDYNSQSLSTIE